The following proteins are co-located in the Pontiella desulfatans genome:
- the dnaJ gene encoding molecular chaperone DnaJ: MAEKRDYYEVLGVDRNASDDQIKKAYRKVAMKYHPDRNPGDAAAEESFKEASEAYEVLSDGNKKARYDQFGHQAFAPGGGGFGGGFGGGFHDASDIFEQVFGGGFNINDLFGGGGGRRRSTGPARGSDLRYDLDVDFEEAALGSRRTLTLPVAETCGRCSGSGAEPGTSKSTCPTCGGRGQVSAGGGFIQFSQTCPACGGAGETISNPCRDCNGAGSIKQRKTIKLRIPAGVESGSRQRLPGKGEAGARGGPAGDLFIVFHVRDHELFKRNDLDIYCEVPVPFQVAMLGGEIEVPTIHGGAKLKIPAGTESGKIFRLRGQGVVDAAHGHGKGDQHIQVKIEVPVRLSGKEKKAMQELVEKLHENHFEETLRMKKQAEKFYERKKKLEAE; the protein is encoded by the coding sequence ATGGCTGAAAAACGCGACTACTACGAAGTGCTTGGCGTTGACCGAAACGCATCGGACGACCAAATCAAAAAGGCCTACCGCAAGGTGGCCATGAAATACCACCCCGACCGCAATCCGGGCGACGCGGCGGCCGAGGAAAGCTTCAAGGAGGCCTCCGAAGCCTACGAAGTGTTGTCCGATGGCAACAAGAAGGCGCGCTACGACCAGTTTGGCCATCAGGCCTTCGCCCCCGGGGGCGGTGGGTTCGGCGGCGGCTTCGGCGGCGGCTTCCACGATGCGTCCGATATCTTCGAACAGGTGTTCGGCGGCGGCTTCAACATCAACGACCTCTTCGGCGGGGGCGGCGGGCGCCGCCGCAGCACCGGCCCGGCCCGGGGATCCGACCTGCGCTACGATTTGGATGTGGATTTCGAGGAAGCGGCGCTGGGATCGCGGCGCACGCTCACCCTGCCGGTGGCCGAAACCTGCGGCCGTTGTTCCGGTAGCGGCGCCGAACCCGGCACCTCCAAAAGCACCTGCCCGACCTGCGGTGGGCGCGGGCAGGTTTCCGCCGGGGGTGGATTCATCCAGTTTTCCCAAACCTGTCCCGCTTGCGGCGGTGCCGGCGAAACCATTTCCAATCCGTGCCGCGACTGCAACGGCGCGGGTAGCATCAAGCAACGCAAGACCATCAAGCTGCGCATTCCGGCCGGCGTCGAGTCCGGTTCGCGCCAGCGCCTGCCCGGCAAGGGGGAGGCCGGTGCCCGCGGCGGCCCGGCCGGCGACCTGTTCATTGTCTTCCACGTCCGCGACCACGAGCTTTTCAAGCGCAACGACCTCGATATCTATTGCGAGGTGCCCGTTCCGTTCCAAGTCGCCATGCTCGGCGGCGAGATCGAGGTGCCCACCATCCACGGCGGCGCCAAGCTCAAGATTCCGGCCGGCACCGAAAGCGGAAAGATTTTCCGCCTGCGCGGGCAGGGCGTGGTCGATGCCGCCCACGGCCATGGCAAGGGCGACCAGCACATCCAGGTGAAGATCGAGGTTCCCGTCCGCCTCTCCGGCAAGGAAAAGAAGGCCATGCAGGAGCTGGTTGAAAAGCTGCACGAAAACCATTTTGAGGAAACCCTCCGCATGAAAAAACAGGCGGAAAAATTCTACGAACGCAAGAAGAAGCTCGAAGCGGAGTAG
- a CDS encoding nucleotide exchange factor GrpE: protein MGKKNKAEEQELNEEAIAAEEELADKEAAEVEELPDTEIIEEDAPAPVVEEEEESLRDQFVRLQADFANFRNRTQRERLELYQRANEDLLLELLPVLDHYEMGLKTAEQHDADKAVVDGFKLVYDQFQNVLDKFNLKAIEAVGEVFDPHKHEALTHMPSDEYAAETCSNQVRRGYLFGDKLLRAAQVVVSSGPAATEEDESTKS, encoded by the coding sequence ATGGGCAAGAAAAACAAAGCAGAAGAACAGGAACTGAACGAAGAAGCCATTGCGGCCGAAGAAGAACTGGCCGATAAGGAAGCGGCGGAGGTTGAGGAGCTTCCCGATACGGAGATCATCGAAGAGGATGCGCCGGCACCTGTGGTTGAAGAGGAAGAGGAGTCGCTGCGCGACCAGTTCGTGCGCCTTCAGGCCGACTTCGCCAACTTCCGCAACCGCACCCAGCGCGAACGGCTGGAGCTCTACCAACGCGCCAACGAAGACCTGCTGCTCGAACTGCTCCCCGTGCTCGACCACTACGAAATGGGGCTTAAAACCGCCGAACAGCACGATGCCGACAAAGCCGTCGTCGATGGCTTCAAGCTGGTCTACGACCAGTTCCAGAACGTGCTCGACAAATTCAACCTCAAGGCGATCGAGGCCGTGGGTGAAGTGTTCGACCCCCACAAGCACGAGGCGCTCACACATATGCCGTCGGACGAATATGCCGCCGAGACCTGCTCGAACCAGGTGCGCCGCGGCTACCTGTTCGGCGACAAGCTCCTGCGCGCCGCGCAGGTCGTCGTCTCTTCGGGGCCAGCGGCCACCGAAGAGGACGAAAGTACGAAATCCTGA
- a CDS encoding sodium/glutamate symporter: MLSFGCLCVLLGLGYWLRRKLVFLQRLYLPASVIAGLLGLVLFQSVEVPAEVSAGWSKLPGLLINIVFACLFLGTALPTVSKVWKSSSRQLAYGQIVAWGQYAVGCLVVLLMLKPIFGLPDLFAGIMPVGFEGGHGTAGGMGPVFDELGFPEMKDYALASATGGIMGAILVGMGLVNWAVRKGHVEKKTAPRFDAEDLTGIIPEAHRPSAGKLTVSSDVIESLTLHLVFVGSAILLGWLMKQGLLLAAARLPGSGSDIFASFPLFPLCMLGGVVVQWLADRFDRHEHMDHGLMLRIQNCALDFLVVAAIATIRIDVVAQQWIPIVVLIAAGIGWNVLCLTVFARRAFKDAWFERGIAEMGQSMGVTATGLLLLRVVDPNYETEAAEAFAAKQLLHEPFMGGGLWTGAAIPLLAYWGGWRILGIALCAIAVWTIMLVVMNRRIH, from the coding sequence ATGCTTTCGTTTGGATGTTTGTGCGTGTTGCTGGGGCTGGGCTATTGGCTGCGCCGCAAGCTGGTGTTCCTGCAACGGCTCTACCTTCCCGCCAGCGTGATCGCCGGCCTGCTCGGGCTGGTCCTCTTCCAGTCGGTGGAGGTGCCCGCCGAGGTTTCCGCCGGTTGGAGCAAGCTGCCCGGCCTGCTGATCAATATTGTTTTTGCCTGCCTGTTCCTCGGCACGGCGCTGCCCACGGTTTCCAAGGTTTGGAAAAGCTCCAGCCGCCAGCTGGCCTATGGCCAGATCGTCGCCTGGGGGCAATATGCCGTCGGTTGCCTCGTTGTGCTGTTGATGCTCAAGCCCATCTTCGGCCTGCCGGACCTCTTCGCCGGCATCATGCCGGTCGGCTTCGAGGGGGGGCACGGCACCGCCGGCGGCATGGGGCCGGTGTTCGACGAACTCGGCTTCCCGGAAATGAAGGACTACGCCCTCGCCAGCGCCACCGGCGGCATCATGGGGGCCATCCTGGTCGGCATGGGCCTGGTCAACTGGGCCGTGCGCAAAGGCCATGTGGAGAAAAAGACCGCGCCCCGTTTCGATGCCGAGGATCTCACCGGCATCATTCCCGAGGCCCATCGCCCTTCGGCCGGAAAGCTCACTGTTTCGTCCGACGTCATCGAATCGCTCACGCTGCATCTGGTGTTTGTCGGCTCCGCCATCCTGCTCGGCTGGCTGATGAAGCAGGGGTTGCTGCTCGCCGCCGCCCGGCTCCCCGGTTCCGGCAGCGACATTTTTGCCAGCTTCCCGCTCTTTCCGCTCTGCATGCTCGGGGGGGTCGTCGTCCAATGGCTGGCCGACCGCTTCGATCGGCACGAACACATGGACCATGGCCTGATGCTGCGCATCCAGAACTGCGCGCTCGATTTCCTGGTCGTCGCCGCCATCGCCACCATCCGGATCGATGTCGTTGCCCAGCAGTGGATCCCGATTGTGGTATTGATTGCCGCCGGTATCGGCTGGAACGTGCTCTGCCTGACCGTCTTCGCCCGCCGCGCCTTCAAGGATGCCTGGTTCGAGCGCGGCATTGCGGAAATGGGGCAGTCGATGGGGGTGACCGCCACCGGGCTGCTGCTCCTGCGCGTGGTCGATCCCAACTATGAAACCGAGGCCGCCGAGGCCTTCGCCGCCAAGCAGCTGCTGCACGAGCCCTTCATGGGCGGCGGGCTCTGGACGGGCGCCGCCATTCCGTTGCTGGCCTATTGGGGCGGCTGGCGCATCCTCGGCATCGCCCTCTGCGCCATCGCCGTTTGGACGATCATGCTGGTTGTGATGAACCGCCGTATCCATTAA